In Telopea speciosissima isolate NSW1024214 ecotype Mountain lineage chromosome 10, Tspe_v1, whole genome shotgun sequence, the DNA window TAGTCAACCACAACATTACATTTGGTTGTGTCAGTTGTATTCTTTGAAATGTGGAGATTATACATGTTGCTGAACTCTTTTAGTCTATTTTTGGTGGACAATAACAAGGTTTTCTTTGACATAAGATGTGTACCAGAAAACAATGTGTGAACACAGTCCTTCACCATGGAGTGTAAGATGCGTAGAAAATATCTGATACTAGTTGTTTGGACAGTGCTTTAGTTGAGTACCATCTTCTGAAATTTATTTGACCTTTTGTGATTACATTTTCAATATTTTAAAATGTTGAGACATTGTTatcaatatatacattaaatGATGGGATTTGCTTGCTGAACATTGGGAGGTGTCAGAATTGTTTTAACCTTACTCTCCTCCGCTCTCCATATTCAATATCCACTCTCTTGTACGTAAGGGGTAATAAAGTAATTTAAATCTCATCCTTTCAAATGTCTTCTTCTATGACTTGATCAGCAATTCTTGTGTccactctcttcttcctcatctcttTTCGTCTCAATTGCCACTCTCTCTCTGGCAATACTCTTTAGTGTCCTCCGATGTAATCCTGCAGCCCTCCCCTTTTTTTGATGACTCAATCAGCAACTCTTATGTCGCTCTCCTCTTTTGTTACGTGTTCAATAGCCATGCTCTGCACGCACGTAGCTGCTAGGGTTGGTTGCATGCTAAGTGATGGTTATTCTATGTTGTAGGAAGTTAGTAGTTATTGTATGCATCATTAGTGTTTGTGGTACTGGTAGAAGTTATTATAACTAATAGGGATGTGGAGTTGTGTAAGTAGTGGAGTCAAGTAAGGTGGTGGTAACCtatgcaaatgtaattatttaGCTTGCGTTGAAGAGGAATGAAATGACCTTGGAAAGTTCGTATATTTTCTATATTTGAGAAGGGAGCACGAATATCTCCATATAATTGATTGTTgcttatttctctctctttcttttatcaCTTAACAAGATAGGGAAGTTCCTGTATTTTCTCTAATTGGGGAGGAACGACTACCTCCATAAGGCCAATTGTTCATAGTTTCTCACTCTTTTCCTTATCACTTAAGAAGATAGGGAAGCATGGTTCAAAGTAAAACCAGCTTGGTATCCGAGCCAGATATGGATGGAAGGGCGGAGCAGCTTGAGGGTGATGTTGAATCTCTCTCAGAAGGGCAACGTCTCATCGTGAGCAAGTTGTGCTCGGGAGACTTGACTCACGGACAACTCATACGGCGGGAGGGAGATAATTCCATGACACCGCCACCAATCCATGATGAACAACTTGAGTACACATTGGAAGCTGATAGCTTGGTTCCCAACAGTTTTTCACCTCCAAATTACTCATACTCGACTTTTCGCACTTTAATGGCAACGAAGAACCACAAGTTAGGTTTGTCTAGTGGAGCTGCCTTTTCATTTCCACCAAACCCCGAGGAGGAAGTAGTGATGCTCGTCCATTCACTTGGAGGGGTATGCACAATTATGGTATCAACTGTTTCAAAAATAAGGGTGGGAGAGATGATTAGGCTACACTGCTGTGATGGGTTACATTTGAGGTATAGACCATCAcaattccaaatttttttttgtagaattgACAAAACTACTAGTAGGATCTGTTTGAAGTTATCAAATGCAATTCGAGAAGTTGCTACAAAAGGTTGTCTCTCTACCACCTCATCAACAAGTCAGCTGCTTGCTTAGTGGCCTCAAGTACAGCATAAGGGCAGATGTAGTGGCTGGACGACCCATGTCCATATCTGCTGCCATTGTATTCGCTTGTCTATTTGAAGATTGTAATTTGATGCAATGACAGGTTGTTTCCATACCTAAAGCAAAAGGGAAAGTGGTTTCCCTGAAGGAAACCAGCCCTAGACGGCTCTTCTCTTCTGGTGAGGAGAATGACTTCTGCTGAATTGCAAGAAAGAGGTCGAAGGGGTTGTTAATTGTTATAACTATAGTGAACGGTTTGTGGCAGGACATCGCTCAAGAGGTTGTTTGTGATTGAGGGTCTTAATAACGAAGATGTTGATGGCATTGCAAAACTGTAGGAAGCTGCAACCGTCGAGGTGCAGGAGAAGCCAAAGATCTCCCTTCATGCTATGAGTTTCTTGAGTTAGGTCTTGAGGACAAAGTCCATTCTTTAGGGGGAAGGGTTGTTACGTGATCAAGAGCCATGGTCTTCACACACGTAGACTGCTAGGGTCGGTTGCATGTTAAGTGATGGTTATTCCATGTTGTTGGAAGTTGGTAGTTATTGTATGCGTCATTAATGTACGTGGTAATGGTAGAAGTTATTATAACTAATAGTGAAGTGGAGTTGTGTAAGTAGTGGAGTCAAGTATGGTGGTGGTTAGTTGTCAAATGTAACTATTTAGCTTGCGTTGAAGAGGAATGAAATGACCTTGGAAAGTTCCTACATTTTCTCTATTTGAGCAGGCACATCTACCTCCATATGACTGATTGTTCctaatttctctctccctctttcctttaTCACTTAACAAGATAGGGAAGCACAGTTCAAAGTACAGTATCTTCTTTCGTTTTTCCTTTCATCTCAATCActgctctctctttttctctctttagttGCACTCTCAAGTGTCTTACGATGTAATCTGTGGCCGCTCTCCTCTTCCCGAAGGTGTGCCAATCCATATGTTGTCCGGAGCTTAGCATCTTCCATTTGCTGGGTTAATTCTTTTCCACTGCAGGGGCCTTGTGCAGTCAACCCTCTCTGTCATTTTAAAATAGTCCGGTGAATATTTTTGGAAGAAGGCtcgtttcttctctctctctctctctctctccaatgtCCTCCAAAATATATTGGCGTTCACATTGTCGTTCAAAGGGATTTTAGAATCTAGATCTCCTACACATGATTTTGAATTTCCAGCCAGGTCTCCATAGTTTTAATGGTTCATAGTTTAAGGTTTCATGAAGATTCCAATGACATCTATTTATGCACAAGATTTGATGTTTCATGGCTCATATTCTAAGGTTTTATGTCCTTGCTGTTTCAAGTGGTTGGAAAAAATGACTGGAGACGACGGAGAGGAAGGAAGATCGAATTAATCCATTAAAGTTTCACTATGGAACGTAGAGATTGAGGAGTGAGAAGATTGTTTAGAGTTTTGGCCAAATGAGTATTTTGCCCTTAATTGAAAGTGTTGCTTTGAATAGATGATGGGCAAATAAAATCAGGTTACAATAACCAAAGTTAACCTATAAAgtcgttttttttttgataacctATAGAGTTGTCATTCGGACAGACCCTTAGTAAATCGTTGATATCCAAAACAGTGTGAGGGTGTTGGGTAGTACATCTACTGCCTAGTTATTTGGATGCTTGTCACAAAGAAGTTTTATGTATACATATTGGTACTTTGAGATTGCTGGTCATTCCTGCTTATGTGAAAGTCCAGCATGGCTTGGTGTTGATGAGAAATCTGGTTGCTTTAAAACTTTGCTGTGAgtgcatttattttttaacttggAGATAACAATCTTATTCCATGGGAATGGAATACATCATTGTGACTATGGTAAAACATTGGCACAAAAATGTAGAAGAAATTGTTGAAGTAATTCAGAAGCTATGTTCTTTGTGAAAGATTTGTCCATTGCAACCTATGGGGTTGGATTTCTTCGTATGAGGGCACCTTGAGGACCTATAGGTTTTACAAAGTGTCTTTAGTTGGGTTGCTTCGTGTGAGGGCAACTTAAGGACCTATAGGTATTACGAAATGTCCTCCATATTTATCTGGATGCTTTTTACCCATTTAAAGTTATTTGGAAGTTGCTGCTTTATTTGGGAGTGGAATTTTGGAAGTTATGATTTGAAATCTTTCAGAGTAAATTTCATTCATAAGTCTCTTTTAAATTGGATAGAATGCTTTGTGGCTAGATTCATTAGTCTCTGTGGCTCAATGTGGATATCTGTGGACTAATCTTTAGAATCCTCTTAGAGGGAAATTGGTGCCTGCAATCTACTTTATATATCCTTATTGATTAAAGTCTGTCAAACTAATGTTTGTAATTATGGAAGGAAAGGGCAGTGATTCACTACATGTTGTAGTTTGGGGATTGATCTCTGTGATTTTGAAATTTATACATGGATACCATGGAACTCAAGTTTCTTTTGTTCATTATGAATTTATATGGTTCCTGAATCCTAGTCGGTAAAAGGGGTTGATGTTTTTTGGGTTCGTGAAAGACTCATTATGAATTTATATGGTTCCGGTTCTAAGTCGATAGACCTTTGGTGTTGTGCTGAGAGAATTTCTGAATGCATAAAGCTGAAATACACTGTGTTGGTCCTCTGAAGTATTCTAGAGCGAATAATATCACTGGATGCTTGTCTCAATATTAAGTGTTATGAAAATACGGTGGAGAGGTATGTTCAGTTGAGTTCATCAATAAATTGATTTGTATGAGTCTTTCATGGAGCCGCCAAATGTCTGTTGACTGCCAATGAATGGTTGACTACATTTTCTATTCTTTCCCCAATGATGCAATGATTGCAATCTGATGTTTTGAAAATGTTATGCAAATAACAATTGTGGAGTTTGAAGGGTGTTATGATAGATTCGCTTTTGGAGGAGAGCTGAACTCTAACCTTTAGCATAGATGGGCTgtacgaatttttatcctatgcggTTCCCTAGTGTCTCTCACAAGAgtaaggtggaccccacccgggcagagtgtttggtcAGGTGCCCctggtgggtcccacccccctcttgtgagaggcactagggaaccgcaccggtcaggaaccgtagacgataacaaTTGTAGGCTGTACATTTTATTTTGTGAATCATTGATATAGGAGAGAAGTAAAGGATTGTATATAGATTATGATATCCATATATAGCATTCCTATACATGACAATGGTTAACAAGATTCAATTCAATGGACCTTCTCGTTCAATTAGACAGTGCACACGCTTACACAATTGCGATTTTTCCCCCTTTGGCAATCAACAACTTGATATGTATATTTTctgttggtttgatttgaaattttaatcaatatttttttattttattccatatAATCAAATTATTATGATGGTATAGTTTCTatgttttttgattttcatgtGTTGAGCATTCATCTTGTTTTGAATAAGACGGGCAGTGTGGATTATGGGAGCTTGTCTTTTTAATGAATATAGAGGTGGTTTCATTGAACCAACTTCTATTTGGACCAATTGCATGGGCCCCAGTCAATGTTGTATCTTAGATATCTGAAGTGAAGCATTTTGCCTTACCTCTGTTTGTATGGACTTAAATTGGCtagaagtaaaataaaaaatgtgttatgCTTTTTcatatgagatttttttttactgcAAAAAACTTCTGCTCTTAAACTCTTTAGGTTGTGAAAATACTAACTTATGGTAACCTCTAAATTATAGCTTTTACCCTTTATGTGATTTGCTTCCTGCTGTGTCTTAAAAGTTGTTTCATAGGTTCTCCATTCATATTATTTTCCCCCACCTGTGTTTTTTTATAGTTTCTCCTTTTAGTATATCTGCTTTAAatagtttgttttatttttgtgttagCACGTTATTTTGCCAAGATTGACTACACCCCTAATTGTGTTTGGCTTTCGCAATGGTCTCTGAAATTGGATCATGGTTTGGATGCAGTACTGCTGGATGCCCGTTTGGCGAAGGCTGCCACTTCTTGCACTATGTTCCAGGTGGGATCAATGCTGTTGCTCAGATGACCAACTTGGGTGGCAACCCAACTCTACCTCCTACCTCTAGAAACCCAGTGGGCCCACCGCCAATGCCTGATGGTAATTCACCATCTACGAAGTCTCGTATGTGCAACAAGTTCAACACTGCAGAAGGTTGCAAGTTTGGTGACAAATGTCATTTTGCCCATGGTGAGAGGGAGCTCGGAAAACCAATTGCACATTCACATGAAGACCCCCGAATGATGGGAGGACCGATGGGAGGCCGGATGGGGGGACGGATGGAGCCGCCCCCACCTGGTCTTTCTGCTGCAGCAAGCTTTGGTGCATCTGCAACTGCCAAGATCAGCGTTGATGCATCCCTAGCAGGAGCAATAATTGGGAAGGGTGGTGTGAACTCGAAGCAGATCTGTCGCCTTACTGGTGCCAAGCTCTCTATTAGGGAGCATGAATCAGACCCTAACTTGAGAAATATTGAGCTTGAGGGAACCTTTGATCAGATCAAGCAAGCCAGTGCTATGGTAAGGGAGTTGATTGTGAACATCGGTTCAACAGGAGGTGGTGGTCCCATGAAGCCCACTGGAGCTGCGGCACTTACCCCTGCAGCAAACAATTTCAAAACAAAGATGTGTGAGAACTTTGCAAAGGGATCATGCACATTTGGTGACCGTTGTCACTTTGCTCATGGAGCAAATGAGCTTCGTAAACCAGCGGTGTGAGTGCTGTCCTTGTTGTTCACTCTTTTCTATTTCCCTACAAAGACAATTTCTTCAGATCTGTCTTGTAGATCTGAGAGGCCGGTTTTCGTactggtggtgatggtggaccAACTTTTGAGGGAAGGAAAATTTGACAACATTAACGGTAGTTTTCTAGCCTTTtaggttttgtttcttttcagtGAGAATTTAGCTTTATATTATTAGTAGTGTTCTTAAGTATCTCATGGTGCGTACTTCTAGAAACTAAATGCCCTATTAAACTGAGCCTTTGGGTATTCCAACCTTGGCCTGTTGTTGCAACTTCAAAATCAACCTACCTTGACCAGGTCTAATAGTGTGTCTATTTGACTTGGGGAAAATTTGTTTTCACGgcctattttttttcaattaaggTACAGTCTATTTTGAGACATGGGATGGGATTCTTGGGCGGTTTTGATTGTTGAATAGGTTTAGATTTTATACtaatcaaattttgaaacctaaGTCAATAAACTATCCTCCCATGTTGGTCATACATCTTGGTTTTTTATTGGGCCTGAAGCTTAACATGTAAGTAGAGGGCGGAATTGGATCCTCTGCGTCCGTCCTGGGGTTGAGTGGCCATCATTCAATGCTCAACTTATAGGTCGTACGTGGGTTTTATGCCAAttcaatggttggtagatgGTGGCTTggtatttttgaattttgagtggTAACTGATATGCCGtcatctaccaaccattggattggcatAAAATGCACGTGGCGGCCTTTGAGTTGAGCATAGCACGATGACTGCTCAACCCCAAACTGCTGAGGATCCAAATCTCGGACGAAATGATTGTACCTGCccccattgaaataaaaaattccaccaTGTTTGATCTCCCTGCACATTTTTATTGGCTTTGGCGTGCATTTGTGTATGCATATAGGTCTAGACCATTTATCCATATAGGTATTTTTTTTCAGAGTAATTTGGAAGTGATTTATCGAGATGTTATTTCAAGAGTTATCATTGTCCATGTAAAATTATaggatttattttttgggtgaataagaattcattaccaagaagaAAGGACAATTATAGGGCCCCCTCAAAGGGGagcaaccaaacaaaaaataagaaaccccAGCATCAGCTTTGCTGGCTAggggaagaaaaggaaatagaGGAGAGATCTCAGGAGATAACAATAAGTCTGTTCCTTGGTGTGTCAGTACAAAAAGAGGGAGGAGCAGTCGAAAGCTTCGCTCTaatatcaaaggagatggaatctCAAATATGTTGGTAAGATctagaattggaggtccatttcttgatattgcgttccatccaaatgtggttcaGGGTAGCATAAAAAGCAAGCTTTCCAGTAGTGTCACACAGCGATCGA includes these proteins:
- the LOC122642709 gene encoding zinc finger CCCH domain-containing protein 14-like, encoding MDFGHARKRGRPDFALNGNGGPKRSKQEMESTGIGSKSKPCTKFFSTAGCPFGEGCHFLHYVPGGINAVAQMTNLGGNPTLPPTSRNPVGPPPMPDGNSPSTKSRMCNKFNTAEGCKFGDKCHFAHGERELGKPIAHSHEDPRMMGGPMGGRMGGRMEPPPPGLSAAASFGASATAKISVDASLAGAIIGKGGVNSKQICRLTGAKLSIREHESDPNLRNIELEGTFDQIKQASAMVRELIVNIGSTGGGGPMKPTGAAALTPAANNFKTKMCENFAKGSCTFGDRCHFAHGANELRKPAV